One genomic region from Arthrobacter sp. FB24 encodes:
- a CDS encoding histidinol-phosphate transaminase, with amino-acid sequence MTSPENPAGGIRPRPVVDRLPRYAAGKPPAAVEGLASYKLSSNENPLPPLPAVLQAIADQTDFNRYPDPLSSKLRGALAEFLQVPSEDIVTGAGSLGALNQLLVTFAGQNDDGKADEVIYAWRSFEAYPICVGLAGAESVRIPLTPDGRHDLDAMAAAVTARTKVILLCTPNNPTGPILEAEETERFIRSVPSDVVIVIDEAYQEFVRAEHAVNGIEMYRKYPNVVVLRTFSKAHGLAGLRVGYSVSNPDLTQHLRVAATPFAVSQIAERAAVTSLQNFSQVVERVQRLVDERDRVTAGLRELGWFVPDAQGNFVWLDLGENSADFAALAGERALSVRAFGNEGVRVSIGEEEANTRFLKLCADYTKPPRSS; translated from the coding sequence ATGACTTCACCAGAGAACCCCGCCGGGGGAATCAGGCCCCGTCCGGTCGTGGACAGGCTGCCCCGCTATGCCGCCGGCAAGCCCCCGGCCGCCGTCGAGGGCCTTGCCAGCTACAAACTGTCCTCGAACGAGAACCCGCTTCCGCCCCTGCCTGCAGTGCTGCAGGCCATCGCGGACCAGACGGACTTCAACCGCTACCCGGATCCGCTCAGCAGCAAGCTCCGGGGGGCGCTTGCGGAATTCCTGCAGGTCCCTTCCGAAGACATTGTCACCGGTGCTGGCAGCCTCGGCGCCCTGAACCAGCTCCTGGTGACCTTCGCCGGGCAGAACGACGACGGCAAAGCCGATGAAGTCATCTACGCCTGGCGGTCCTTTGAGGCCTACCCCATCTGCGTCGGGCTCGCCGGGGCTGAGAGCGTGCGGATCCCGCTGACGCCCGACGGCCGCCACGATCTCGACGCCATGGCAGCAGCCGTCACCGCGCGCACCAAAGTCATCCTGCTGTGCACCCCCAACAACCCCACCGGGCCCATCCTTGAAGCCGAAGAAACCGAACGGTTCATCCGCTCGGTCCCTTCGGACGTGGTCATCGTCATCGACGAGGCCTACCAGGAGTTCGTTCGCGCGGAGCACGCCGTGAACGGGATCGAGATGTACCGCAAGTACCCGAACGTGGTGGTCCTGCGGACATTCTCCAAGGCCCACGGCCTGGCCGGGCTTCGTGTGGGGTACAGCGTCTCCAACCCGGACCTTACCCAGCACCTCCGGGTCGCCGCCACGCCGTTCGCCGTATCCCAGATCGCCGAGCGCGCAGCCGTCACGTCCCTGCAGAACTTCAGCCAGGTTGTAGAAAGGGTACAAAGGCTGGTGGATGAGCGTGACCGCGTCACGGCCGGGTTGCGAGAGCTCGGCTGGTTCGTGCCGGACGCCCAGGGCAACTTCGTGTGGCTCGATCTGGGCGAAAACAGTGCGGACTTCGCAGCACTGGCGGGAGAACGTGCCCTGTCCGTGCGGGCGTTCGGCAATGAAGGCGTCCGGGTGAGTATCGGCGAGGAGGAAGCGAACACCCGTTTCCTCAAACTCTGTGCAGACTATACAAAGCCGCCACGGAGTTCCTAG
- a CDS encoding phage holin family protein has protein sequence MFSFILRVLINGLALGIASWILPGLDISTTATTEAVAQGGVTQGTDPLGVILAYLFIGLIFGLVNALVRPIVSLLSLPITILTLGLFTIVINAAMLFLTSWLSSYTPVHFTIDSFFWTAVLAAIIITVVSLVAGRITGVRR, from the coding sequence ATGTTCTCTTTCATCTTGCGGGTTCTCATCAACGGCTTGGCTCTGGGGATCGCGAGCTGGATCCTGCCCGGCCTGGATATCTCCACCACCGCAACGACGGAAGCCGTTGCCCAAGGTGGTGTCACACAGGGAACGGATCCGCTTGGTGTAATTCTTGCCTACCTTTTCATTGGCCTGATCTTCGGCCTGGTCAATGCACTGGTACGGCCGATCGTCAGCCTGCTGTCCCTGCCGATCACCATCCTGACGCTGGGCCTGTTCACGATCGTCATTAACGCCGCCATGCTGTTCCTGACGTCCTGGCTGAGCAGCTACACCCCCGTCCACTTCACCATTGACTCCTTCTTCTGGACTGCCGTGCTGGCTGCCATCATCATCACGGTGGTCTCCCTCGTTGCGGGCAGGATCACCGGCGTCCGGCGCTAA
- the purB gene encoding adenylosuccinate lyase: MPETAATAETRTPSGRLALAASPDKIALGPLDGRYQSAVAPLVDYLSEAALNRDRVAVEVEWLIHLTSNSVLPGAGPLTPEQQDQLRAIVTEFDSASVTELADIEAVTVHDVKAVEYYIGRRLPAIGIERLTAMVHFGCTSEDINNLSYALGVKGAVEDVWLPAAKALVAQISRMADDNRSVPMLSRTHGQPATPTTLGKELAVIAHRLTRQLDRIARTEYLGKINGATGTYAAHVASVPGADWQHVAKSFVEGLGLTWNPLTTQIESHDWQAELYADVARFNRILHNVCTDIWSYISIGYFAQIPVAGATGSSTMPHKVNPIRFENAEANLEISSGLLDVLGSTLVTSRWQRDLTDSSSQRNIGVAFGHSLLAISNVVKGLERLDVAEDVLAGDLDTNWEVLGEAIQMVMRAEAIAGVEGMENPYERLKDLTRGQRVDAARMQEFVQGLGLSADAEARLLALTPGKYTGIADQLVDHLK; the protein is encoded by the coding sequence ATGCCTGAAACTGCCGCCACAGCTGAGACCCGTACGCCTTCCGGACGCCTGGCCCTTGCCGCCTCGCCGGACAAGATCGCCCTAGGCCCGCTGGACGGCCGGTACCAGTCCGCGGTCGCACCGTTGGTGGATTACCTGTCCGAGGCGGCCCTCAACCGGGATCGCGTGGCCGTGGAAGTCGAGTGGCTCATCCACCTGACCAGCAACAGCGTCCTCCCGGGCGCCGGCCCGCTGACGCCCGAACAGCAGGACCAGCTCCGCGCCATCGTCACGGAATTCGACTCCGCGTCGGTCACCGAGCTGGCCGACATCGAGGCCGTAACGGTTCACGACGTCAAGGCAGTCGAGTACTACATCGGCCGCAGGCTGCCGGCCATCGGCATTGAGCGGCTTACCGCCATGGTGCACTTCGGCTGCACCTCGGAAGACATCAACAACCTCTCCTACGCGCTGGGCGTCAAGGGCGCCGTGGAGGACGTGTGGCTGCCCGCCGCCAAGGCGCTGGTGGCCCAGATCAGCAGGATGGCTGACGACAACCGCAGCGTGCCCATGCTTTCCCGCACGCACGGACAGCCGGCCACGCCCACCACCCTGGGCAAGGAACTGGCCGTCATCGCGCACCGCCTGACCCGCCAGCTGGACCGGATTGCCAGGACGGAATACCTGGGCAAAATCAACGGCGCCACCGGCACCTACGCCGCCCACGTCGCTTCCGTTCCCGGCGCGGACTGGCAGCACGTGGCGAAGTCCTTCGTTGAGGGCCTGGGCCTGACCTGGAATCCGCTGACCACCCAGATCGAAAGCCACGACTGGCAGGCGGAGTTGTACGCCGACGTCGCGCGGTTCAACCGGATCCTGCACAACGTGTGCACCGACATCTGGAGCTACATCTCCATCGGCTACTTCGCGCAGATCCCGGTGGCGGGCGCCACGGGTTCCTCCACCATGCCGCACAAGGTCAACCCGATCCGCTTTGAGAACGCCGAAGCCAACCTGGAGATCTCCTCCGGCCTGCTGGACGTGCTGGGCTCCACGCTGGTCACCTCGCGCTGGCAGCGCGACCTCACCGACTCCTCCAGCCAGCGCAACATCGGCGTGGCCTTCGGGCACTCCCTGCTGGCCATCTCGAATGTGGTCAAGGGCCTGGAGCGCCTGGACGTAGCCGAGGACGTCCTGGCGGGCGACCTCGACACCAACTGGGAAGTTCTGGGCGAGGCCATCCAAATGGTGATGCGCGCCGAGGCGATTGCCGGCGTCGAAGGAATGGAAAACCCCTACGAGCGGCTCAAGGACCTGACCCGCGGACAGCGCGTGGATGCCGCCCGGATGCAGGAATTCGTCCAGGGCCTGGGCCTCTCCGCGGACGCCGAAGCCCGGCTGCTGGCCCTGACACCGGGCAAGTACACAGGCATCGCGGACCAGCTGGTGGACCACCTCAAATGA
- a CDS encoding histidine phosphatase family protein, producing the protein MRLLLIRHGQTPGNVLGQLDTAHPGPGLTELGERQAEALSRALANERIHSLYASTLVRTQITAAPLARLHGLDTEVIEGIHEIEAGALEKLTDHESHKRYLGTIFSWADGDLDRRMPAGPSGRDFFDRYDAAIAAVAERANGIGDSGSVAVVSHGAAIRVWAGLRAGNIEPDFAAKHVLNNTGIVALEGDPDDGWKLIHWDDSPVGGLALADPTAQDPTGRQA; encoded by the coding sequence ATGAGGCTTCTGCTCATTCGCCACGGCCAGACCCCCGGCAACGTCCTGGGGCAGCTGGACACCGCTCACCCGGGACCGGGGCTGACGGAACTCGGCGAACGCCAGGCCGAGGCTCTTTCCCGCGCCCTGGCGAATGAGCGGATCCATTCCCTCTACGCCTCCACCCTGGTCCGGACCCAGATCACGGCAGCGCCGCTGGCGCGGCTCCACGGGCTGGACACTGAGGTGATTGAGGGCATCCACGAGATCGAAGCCGGTGCGCTCGAAAAGCTGACGGACCATGAATCGCACAAGCGGTACCTGGGCACCATATTTTCCTGGGCCGACGGCGACCTGGACCGCCGGATGCCTGCAGGTCCCAGCGGCCGGGACTTCTTCGACCGCTATGACGCCGCGATCGCTGCAGTGGCGGAGCGGGCAAACGGAATCGGGGATTCCGGATCCGTTGCCGTGGTCAGCCACGGGGCGGCCATCCGCGTATGGGCAGGACTGCGGGCAGGCAACATTGAGCCGGACTTTGCCGCGAAGCATGTGCTGAACAACACCGGCATTGTGGCCCTGGAGGGCGATCCTGACGACGGCTGGAAGCTCATCCACTGGGACGACAGCCCCGTGGGCGGCCTGGCTCTGGCCGATCCGACCGCGCAAGACCCCACCGGCAGACAGGCCTAG
- a CDS encoding serine/threonine-protein kinase: MTSDCGGQPPEIWDAGSDTRYLLHERLGVGATAQVFRGTGHRDGRPVAVKVAALADKRNGERIAAEAVLMEGLRHPALVKFVDKGTGAADSRWAGHPFLVQELVYGSSLAETIRWGPVPGSEVAPWAVGLLSGLRHLHARGIVHRDIKPANLLLSRLRKCPVRIIDFGIAAPAGTEPEPGTSSGTVQYMSPEQANGETVRPADDIYALGLVLLECLTGVKAFPGTAVESLVARTLRSPGIPQHLGSQWASLLGSMTARHAAERPTALEATAEAAMLLQRPHPLRRRVEARSGSYC; this comes from the coding sequence ATGACCAGCGACTGCGGCGGCCAGCCTCCCGAGATATGGGATGCCGGTTCGGACACGCGCTATCTGCTGCATGAAAGGTTAGGCGTCGGTGCCACCGCCCAAGTGTTCCGTGGTACCGGCCACCGTGACGGCCGTCCGGTCGCCGTTAAAGTGGCTGCACTGGCGGACAAGCGGAACGGGGAACGTATCGCCGCTGAGGCTGTCCTGATGGAGGGATTGCGCCATCCGGCGCTCGTGAAATTTGTTGACAAGGGCACCGGGGCGGCGGATTCCCGCTGGGCAGGCCACCCCTTCCTGGTCCAGGAACTGGTGTACGGCAGCAGCCTTGCGGAAACAATCCGTTGGGGGCCAGTGCCTGGGAGCGAGGTAGCTCCTTGGGCGGTGGGTCTCCTGTCCGGACTGCGGCACCTGCATGCGCGCGGGATCGTGCACCGTGACATCAAGCCGGCGAACCTGCTGCTGAGCCGCCTGCGCAAGTGCCCTGTCCGGATCATCGACTTCGGCATCGCTGCACCTGCCGGAACCGAGCCGGAGCCCGGGACGTCTTCCGGCACCGTTCAGTACATGAGTCCGGAGCAGGCCAACGGCGAGACAGTCCGGCCGGCTGACGACATCTATGCCTTGGGGCTGGTGCTGCTCGAATGCCTGACGGGAGTCAAGGCCTTTCCCGGGACGGCCGTCGAGTCCCTGGTCGCAAGGACGCTGAGGAGCCCCGGCATACCGCAGCATCTCGGTTCACAATGGGCATCGCTGCTGGGATCGATGACAGCCAGGCATGCGGCGGAGCGCCCCACAGCACTGGAGGCCACAGCAGAGGCCGCGATGCTCCTGCAGCGCCCGCATCCCCTGCGCCGACGGGTGGAGGCGCGTTCGGGGAGCTACTGCTAG
- a CDS encoding MarR family winged helix-turn-helix transcriptional regulator, whose translation MALNSSAGSGYWYGADGQFDHGAAVLQSLRDYRNAEVATRRATRDSMGMGETDILALRYLLRARASNRAVVPKDLSTFLGITSASTTSLIDRLVGSGHVRREPHPTDRRSLIVVPTVESDTEVRATLGAMHRRMMAVAEELTAEEAGVVIAFLQRMREAIEPDDHPFT comes from the coding sequence ATGGCTTTGAACAGCAGTGCCGGATCCGGCTATTGGTACGGCGCCGACGGGCAGTTCGACCATGGCGCAGCCGTATTGCAGTCCCTGCGTGATTATCGCAATGCCGAGGTGGCAACGCGCCGGGCAACCAGGGATTCGATGGGCATGGGGGAGACGGATATCCTCGCCCTGCGATACCTCCTGCGCGCACGGGCCTCGAACAGGGCGGTTGTTCCCAAGGACCTCAGTACATTCCTGGGCATTACCAGCGCCTCCACGACTTCGCTGATAGACCGCCTCGTCGGCAGTGGCCATGTGCGTCGCGAGCCGCACCCCACCGACCGGCGATCGTTGATCGTCGTACCGACCGTCGAATCCGATACCGAAGTCCGGGCCACCCTCGGAGCCATGCATCGCAGGATGATGGCGGTGGCGGAGGAGCTGACCGCGGAAGAAGCCGGCGTCGTTATCGCTTTTCTCCAGCGAATGCGCGAGGCGATCGAGCCGGACGACCATCCCTTCACCTGA
- a CDS encoding GNAT family N-acetyltransferase, giving the protein MQTNPRLNIRQVTWANPVGADLRAAQQAELDARFGTKDHEPGPPPSEADTAVFLVAYEKSSGQPVGCGGLRMLDSTTAEIKRLYVLPYTRGSGVASSILAALEAHAYGMGVTSITAEAGSAQPDGRNFYQSCGFDEIPNFGPYIGMEHSYCYAKKIDSHSAAHTAMA; this is encoded by the coding sequence ATGCAGACCAACCCCCGTCTCAACATCAGGCAGGTCACTTGGGCCAACCCCGTGGGCGCCGACCTGCGTGCGGCACAGCAGGCGGAGCTGGACGCCCGCTTCGGCACGAAGGACCACGAACCCGGCCCGCCGCCGTCGGAAGCGGATACCGCCGTGTTCCTGGTGGCCTATGAGAAGAGCTCCGGCCAGCCGGTGGGCTGCGGCGGACTGAGGATGCTGGACTCCACGACGGCCGAAATCAAGCGGCTGTACGTACTTCCCTACACCCGCGGTTCGGGGGTGGCGAGCTCCATCCTTGCAGCACTGGAGGCGCACGCGTACGGCATGGGCGTCACCTCCATCACCGCCGAAGCGGGCTCCGCCCAGCCGGACGGGAGGAACTTCTACCAAAGCTGCGGCTTTGACGAAATTCCGAACTTCGGCCCCTACATCGGCATGGAGCACTCCTACTGCTACGCCAAGAAGATCGATTCCCACAGCGCCGCCCACACTGCCATGGCCTGA
- a CDS encoding acyl-CoA thioesterase: protein MESADITFRTRKWVRPEDLNANGTLFGGSLLKWIDEEAAIYAILQLGNGRAVTKYISEINFVSSAVQGDLIEMGLTATRFGRTSLTMRAEVRNMITRQSILTIEEIVFVNLDPHGKPEPHGYTEITYDRDRIPTHHLTETLEQD from the coding sequence ATGGAATCGGCAGACATTACCTTCCGCACCCGCAAATGGGTGCGCCCTGAAGACCTCAATGCGAACGGCACGCTGTTCGGCGGGAGCCTGCTGAAATGGATCGACGAGGAAGCGGCCATCTACGCCATCCTGCAACTTGGCAACGGCCGGGCAGTCACCAAGTACATTTCCGAAATCAATTTCGTCAGCTCCGCGGTACAGGGAGACCTGATTGAGATGGGGCTGACCGCCACGCGATTCGGCCGGACATCGCTGACCATGCGCGCCGAAGTGCGGAACATGATCACCCGGCAGAGCATCCTCACCATCGAGGAAATCGTGTTCGTGAACCTCGACCCGCACGGCAAGCCCGAACCCCACGGCTATACCGAGATCACTTACGACCGCGACCGCATCCCCACCCACCACCTGACCGAGACCCTGGAACAGGACTGA
- a CDS encoding extracellular solute-binding protein, with protein MVAAVVAITLLAGCGAGSAAPESSGSSSAAGASGDTLVVYTNSNGEGRGEWLTKKAADAGFKIEIVGAGGADATNKLIAEKNNPIADVAFGLNNMYFAQVKAAGAIEAYEPAWAGEVDPSLADSDDDKAYWPLVKQAIMLGYNSDKFTPEQAPKDWTDLWSKDEFKTRYERVTGLGTATAQLVFAGILARYKDDSGDLGISDEGWKQVEQYFKNGSPAVAKTDLFARIASGDVDMGQMPSSIVAEREKSFKVNVETVVPSVGVPLAVEQVALVKGTDKKEQAQKFIDWFGSADVQGEFAQQFNSMPVNKSAAAKAKPEVVEFFNGLKQQEIDWNFVQENMGSWVEKIELEYMT; from the coding sequence ATGGTTGCCGCCGTCGTCGCCATCACCCTTCTAGCCGGCTGCGGCGCCGGCAGCGCGGCTCCCGAAAGCTCCGGAAGTTCCTCCGCCGCAGGGGCGTCGGGCGACACTCTGGTGGTGTACACCAACTCCAACGGAGAGGGCCGCGGAGAGTGGCTGACGAAAAAGGCAGCGGACGCCGGCTTCAAGATTGAGATTGTGGGCGCCGGCGGCGCAGACGCGACCAACAAACTGATCGCCGAAAAGAACAACCCCATTGCGGACGTCGCCTTCGGCCTCAACAACATGTACTTCGCCCAGGTCAAAGCGGCCGGTGCGATCGAGGCCTATGAGCCTGCCTGGGCAGGCGAAGTGGATCCCTCGCTCGCAGACAGCGACGACGACAAAGCCTACTGGCCGCTGGTTAAGCAGGCCATTATGCTCGGCTACAACTCGGATAAGTTCACCCCGGAGCAGGCACCGAAGGACTGGACGGACCTGTGGTCCAAAGACGAGTTCAAAACACGCTATGAGCGGGTCACTGGTCTGGGAACCGCCACGGCGCAGCTGGTATTCGCCGGTATTCTCGCCCGCTACAAGGACGATTCCGGTGACTTGGGCATCTCCGATGAAGGCTGGAAGCAGGTGGAGCAGTACTTCAAGAACGGCAGCCCCGCCGTCGCGAAAACCGATCTCTTCGCCCGCATCGCGTCTGGCGACGTGGACATGGGTCAGATGCCGTCGTCCATCGTGGCGGAACGCGAGAAGTCCTTCAAGGTGAATGTCGAAACGGTGGTGCCGTCCGTGGGCGTCCCCCTCGCCGTGGAGCAGGTCGCCCTGGTGAAGGGAACCGACAAGAAGGAACAGGCCCAAAAGTTCATCGACTGGTTCGGCAGTGCCGACGTCCAGGGTGAGTTTGCACAGCAGTTCAACTCCATGCCGGTGAACAAGAGCGCCGCCGCCAAGGCCAAGCCGGAGGTGGTGGAGTTCTTCAACGGACTGAAGCAGCAGGAGATTGACTGGAACTTCGTCCAGGAAAACATGGGCTCGTGGGTGGAAAAGATCGAGCTCGAGTACATGACGTAA
- a CDS encoding ABC transporter ATP-binding protein, giving the protein MIRLDNIEVSFGDFIAIPHLDLHVRPGEFFTLLGPSGCGKTTALRTLAGFIEPSAGSVHVDGKNVTRLPSDKRQVGMVFQNYALFPSMSVWENIAFGLRVRKEKSAESDRLVRDIARRVELSDEQLDKNVAELSGGQQQRVAVARALVLRPKILLLDEPLSNLDAKLRHQLRQQLKDLQSEFGITTVYVTHDQDEALAMSDRVAVFNKGVVEQVGTPQDIYDRSATEFVCNFIGDSSALTADFINELNRLSDAGLGTAANSYLRVEKASLTPPAAGSTAVGLSGKVVSRTYHGLHSRYVVRSHGADIRLLVKEDGGVHPATGAETTIYVQPGHVLQYHPDTGAALASQDPAGQEQAAQDQAASLR; this is encoded by the coding sequence ATGATCCGCTTGGACAACATCGAAGTTTCCTTCGGCGATTTTATTGCCATCCCGCACCTGGACCTCCACGTCCGGCCCGGTGAATTCTTCACGCTGCTGGGCCCGTCGGGGTGCGGCAAAACGACGGCACTTCGGACGTTGGCAGGCTTCATCGAGCCGTCCGCGGGGTCGGTCCATGTGGACGGCAAGAACGTCACGCGCCTGCCGAGCGACAAGCGCCAGGTGGGGATGGTTTTCCAGAACTATGCTCTGTTCCCGAGCATGAGTGTGTGGGAAAACATCGCGTTCGGCCTACGTGTGCGGAAGGAAAAGTCCGCCGAGAGCGACCGCCTGGTGCGCGACATCGCGCGCCGGGTGGAGCTCAGCGATGAACAGCTGGACAAGAACGTGGCAGAGCTGTCGGGAGGCCAGCAGCAGCGGGTTGCCGTTGCCCGCGCCCTGGTGCTTCGGCCCAAGATCCTGCTCCTCGACGAACCGCTGTCCAATCTCGACGCCAAGCTGCGCCACCAATTGCGGCAACAGCTCAAGGACCTGCAGAGCGAGTTCGGCATCACCACTGTGTACGTGACCCATGACCAGGACGAGGCCTTGGCCATGAGCGACCGCGTGGCCGTCTTCAACAAGGGGGTGGTGGAGCAGGTGGGCACTCCGCAGGACATCTACGACCGGTCGGCCACCGAATTCGTATGCAATTTCATCGGCGACAGCTCCGCCCTGACCGCGGACTTCATCAATGAACTGAACAGGCTCTCGGACGCCGGGCTCGGCACGGCAGCAAACTCCTACCTGCGGGTGGAAAAAGCCTCGCTGACGCCGCCCGCAGCCGGCAGCACCGCCGTCGGGCTTTCCGGAAAGGTGGTGTCCCGCACGTATCACGGGCTCCACAGCCGTTACGTGGTGCGCAGCCACGGCGCCGACATCCGCCTGCTGGTCAAGGAGGACGGCGGGGTGCATCCCGCGACCGGGGCCGAAACCACGATATACGTGCAGCCGGGCCACGTGCTGCAGTACCACCCCGATACCGGCGCCGCGCTTGCCTCGCAGGATCCGGCCGGTCAGGAGCAGGCAGCGCAGGATCAGGCAGCGTCCCTCCGATGA